From Myxocyprinus asiaticus isolate MX2 ecotype Aquarium Trade chromosome 25, UBuf_Myxa_2, whole genome shotgun sequence, one genomic window encodes:
- the LOC127416078 gene encoding cAMP-dependent protein kinase inhibitor beta-like, translating into MTDVEPVVSDFAATGRTGRRNALPDILGSTAGPGAADLPDKLAELSVADDGEQEGESSSSADPHKQTTEGEEKTEGS; encoded by the exons ATGACTGATGTGGAACCTGTTGTCTCTGACTTTGCAGCCACGGGCAGGACTGGCCGACGGAATGCATTGCCAGACATTCTAGGTTCCACGGCTGGTCCTGGAGCCGCCGACCTGCCTGATAAACTAGCTGAGCTTTCAGTAGCAG ATGATGGCGAACAGGAGGGAGAGAGTTCATCCTCAGCTGACCCTCATAAACAGACTACAGAGGGGGAGGAGAAAACAGAGGGCTCATAA